TTCTTTAACAGTGCCGTATTTGACGTGGTGTAATGTGCGCATGCAAGCGGCGGTGGCGACGTCGGCGGCTTGTGGGCTGCCTATTGCAGTCGTTGGGTCAGCGAGTAATATGGTCGCCGGTTTTGGGCATCAAGATTTACCTGCCTACAGTTTTGGTTTTATATATTTACCTGCATTTGTTGGTATCGCGCTGTTGAGCGTGCCGTGTGCAAAGTTGGGCGCTCATTGGGCGCAGCGGCTTTCGGCGAAGCGTTTGAAACAATGTTTTGCGATGTTTTTACTGGTGGTGGGTTGTCAGTTTATTTGGGGAGCGCTTTAAGGCATGTTGATACATCCGGATTTTGATCCAGTGGCGGTGCAAATCGGGCCGCTGGCGATACATTGGTATGGCCTGATGTATTTGGCTGGTTTTGCGGCGGCATGGTTTATTGCTAAAAGCCGAACTACGCAGCCTTGGAGTCCCTTGAACGAGGCCCAAGTTGAGGATCTGATTTTTTATAGCGCCGTGGGTGTCATCGTTGGTGGTCGCTGCGGCTATGTTCTTTTTTATAATTTTCCCCAGTTTTTACAAGATCCGCTGTGGCTGTTTCGGGTCTGGGAAGGCGGTATGGCCTTCCACGGAGGTTTACTCGGCGTTGTAGTCGCGGTGGCTTTATACGCGCGTCGCATTAAGGTGCCGGTCTCTGCCTTATGGGATTTTATCGCGCCGCTGGCACCGATTGGCTTGGGTTTGGGGCGTATCGGTAATTTTATTGGTCAGGAGTTGTGGGGCCGGCCCACCGATAAGCCTTGGGGTATGTTATTCCCCAAAGACGCGCTGCAATTGCCGAGACATCCGTCCCAGCTTTACCAGTTCGCGCTTGAAGGTGTGGTGTTATTTATTATTATATTTTGGTTTACCCGCAAGCAGCGACCTCCCTACGCTGCGGGTTCTTTGTTTTTATTGTGTTACGGATGCTTTCGCTTTTTAGTGGAATTTGTTCGTGAACCGGATTCTCATATTGGCATTGATTCGCTGGGTTGGATGACTCGCGGGCAGGAGTTGTCGCTACCGATGATTTTGATTGGTGGTGGCTTGTTGATTTGGACTTACTCGCGCTCAGTCGCTAAGGGTGGGAAATAATATGCAGCAGTATTTAGATTTGTTGCGCGATGTGCGAGATAACGGCACTGATAAAGGAGATCGTACCGGGGTTGGCACGCGCTCAGTGTTTGGTCGCCAGCTGCGGTTTGATTTGCGCAGCGGTTTCCCGCTGCTGACGACCAAGAAAGTGCATTTGCGCAGTATTATTAATGAGCTGATTTGGTTCCTAGAAGGCAGCTGTGACAATAATTGGCTGCTTGAGCGCGGTGTTACGATTTGGAACGAGTGGGCTTTGGAGGATGGCGATCTCGGGCCAATTTATGGAAAACAATGGCGTAGCTGGGCTTGTCCAGATGGCTCGACTATTGATCAGATAAGTGACGTGGTGGATATGATACGTCGCAAGCCAGATTCTCGTCGCCTGCTGGTGAATGCCTGGAATCCGGCAGATTTGCCTGATGAGTCGCTGAGCCCACAAGAAAACGCGCGGCGTGGCAAAGCGGCGCTGCCGCCGTGTCACACCCTGTTCCAGTTTTATGTTGCTGAAGGTCGCCTGTCTTGTCAGCTCTATCAGCGCAGCGCCGATCTGTTCCTGGGAGTGCCGTTTAATATCGCCAGTTATGCACTGCTCACGCATATGATTGCCCAGCAATGCGATTTAGAGGTGGGGGACTTTGTTCACACCTTCGGCGATTGCCACCTATATCAAAATCACCTCACTGAGGAGATCGTTGAAACACAGTTGCGCCGACAGCCCCGGGCACTGCCGAAGTTAGTCATCAAACGGCGTCCCGCGTCGATTTTTGATTACACGGCTGACGATTTTGAGTTTGAGGGTTACGATCCATACCCGGGGATAAAAGCCCCTATAGCCATATAAAAGCGAGGAAACTTAGTGGTTACTGTTTCACTTATTGTAGCCATGGCTAAAAACCGCGTTATTGGCGCGAATAATCAATTGCCATGGCATTTACCCGCAGACCTAAAACACTTTAAGGCGACCACCATGGCTAAGCCAATTGTGATGGGGCGCAAGACTTGGGAGTCGATTGGCCGCCCGCTACCGGGGCGTTTTAATATCGTGATCAGTCGCCAACAAGGCTATATCGCGGAAGGCGCGGCGGTAGTTGGTGATTTGCCCGGGGCTCTAGTGCTTGCTCGTCGTGAAGCCGCTTCTGCCCGGCTTGATGAGGTGTTCATCATTGGAGGTGAAACCATCTACCGACAGGCGCTGGCTGAGGTCGACAGAATGTATATAACCGAGGTCGATATCGAGCCTGATGGCGATGCTTGGTTTCCCGAAATTGTCCCAGAAGAGTGGCGGGAAGTGTCACGTGAGTGTTACCCGGTAACGCCTGATGAAAGGCTAGGCTATAGCCTTGTAACTTTGCAGAGGATATGACCGAGTAACTTGACTTTTGGGCGGTCGTTGTTTTTTGCGTAATTTCGACTAGGCTACAATATTCACACTTTGTGCGTTACTTGGGTGGCGGCCGGTGTTACCACTATTCACGAAAATGTAACTCTTTACCACATAAAATTGGCAAGAAATTTTATATTACGAAAAGTTTAGTTTGTCGTTGATTCTTAGGTTTGCACATGATTAAAATATGCTCCGCTGTATGAAAGCATGGTCTTACGACTGGCCGTACGGCTACTTAAGAAGATAATAAGCTCTGCTTTCACTAAACGTCCCAAATAGGAAAAGCAATTCCCATGAAAACGCAACGATTGAAAACAATCGCGCTGGCGGTCAGTGTGGCTGTTGGTATGCTGGCGGGATCGCCGGCCTATTCAGCTGATACGACTGCTGGGCAAGAACCAGCCGCAGCGCCAGCCAAACCATTAATTCCAGTTAGCAAAGTCCTTGATGTTGGTGTCAAGAGAACCGTAGAAGCAAAACGATCGCAGTTGAAAATCGATCGTTTGGCCGCTGACACTGGTGATTTGCTGCAAGACTACAAAATAGTGATGAAGCAAGTAGACGGTCTCCGTGTCTACAATGCCCGTCTTGAGAAGCAGATTGCTAACCAACTGCGCCGCATTGCAAGCTTGGGTAAATCTGTTGATGAGGCGACTATCATTCAACGCCAAATCACTCCCCTGCTGATTCGTATGATTGACGGCCTAGAGCAGTTTGTTGCTTTG
This portion of the Zhongshania sp. R06B22 genome encodes:
- a CDS encoding DUF3450 domain-containing protein, with amino-acid sequence MKTQRLKTIALAVSVAVGMLAGSPAYSADTTAGQEPAAAPAKPLIPVSKVLDVGVKRTVEAKRSQLKIDRLAADTGDLLQDYKIVMKQVDGLRVYNARLEKQIANQLRRIASLGKSVDEATIIQRQITPLLIRMIDGLEQFVALDVPFHIEERTERVEFLRTNIDRSDITIAEKFRQVLEAYKIENEYGRKIDSYKGVASVGGSEREVNFLRIGRIGLMYQSMDGEQSGAWDQDKRQWVELDSGDYRGAVQKGLRIARKQASIDIMKLPIPAPEAAK
- a CDS encoding thymidylate synthase, giving the protein MQQYLDLLRDVRDNGTDKGDRTGVGTRSVFGRQLRFDLRSGFPLLTTKKVHLRSIINELIWFLEGSCDNNWLLERGVTIWNEWALEDGDLGPIYGKQWRSWACPDGSTIDQISDVVDMIRRKPDSRRLLVNAWNPADLPDESLSPQENARRGKAALPPCHTLFQFYVAEGRLSCQLYQRSADLFLGVPFNIASYALLTHMIAQQCDLEVGDFVHTFGDCHLYQNHLTEEIVETQLRRQPRALPKLVIKRRPASIFDYTADDFEFEGYDPYPGIKAPIAI
- the lgt gene encoding prolipoprotein diacylglyceryl transferase; this encodes MLIHPDFDPVAVQIGPLAIHWYGLMYLAGFAAAWFIAKSRTTQPWSPLNEAQVEDLIFYSAVGVIVGGRCGYVLFYNFPQFLQDPLWLFRVWEGGMAFHGGLLGVVVAVALYARRIKVPVSALWDFIAPLAPIGLGLGRIGNFIGQELWGRPTDKPWGMLFPKDALQLPRHPSQLYQFALEGVVLFIIIFWFTRKQRPPYAAGSLFLLCYGCFRFLVEFVREPDSHIGIDSLGWMTRGQELSLPMILIGGGLLIWTYSRSVAKGGK
- a CDS encoding dihydrofolate reductase, encoding MVTVSLIVAMAKNRVIGANNQLPWHLPADLKHFKATTMAKPIVMGRKTWESIGRPLPGRFNIVISRQQGYIAEGAAVVGDLPGALVLARREAASARLDEVFIIGGETIYRQALAEVDRMYITEVDIEPDGDAWFPEIVPEEWREVSRECYPVTPDERLGYSLVTLQRI